One stretch of Caldinitratiruptor microaerophilus DNA includes these proteins:
- a CDS encoding metal-sensing transcriptional repressor: MNPTTSPHKTRLDPETRKELRLGLQRMVTEVQELQRMLDEDRYCVEVLFQVERAREVLRLVGRLALRSHLKSRVTEAVRRQQGPAVCEELKSALLKFAR; the protein is encoded by the coding sequence GTGAACCCCACCACCAGTCCTCACAAGACACGGCTCGATCCCGAAACCCGGAAGGAACTCCGCCTCGGTCTGCAGCGGATGGTCACTGAGGTACAAGAGCTGCAGCGGATGCTGGACGAGGATCGCTACTGCGTCGAGGTGCTCTTCCAGGTGGAGCGGGCCCGGGAGGTTCTGCGCCTTGTGGGGCGGCTGGCCCTCCGAAGTCACCTGAAGTCCCGCGTCACGGAGGCTGTCCGGAGGCAACAAGGGCCGGCAGTCTGCGAAGAGCTGAAGAGCGCCCTGCTCAAGTTTGCGAGATAG
- a CDS encoding cupredoxin domain-containing protein produces the protein MIRAGRAPSTCSGVVVTGGAHDGPADPRPTARRRLGTLLAAVLVLAGLMASKPALVPGDAPVTAMRIRVDTAGFRPSAFRVRAGKPVVLTLANEDNPFRSGGGGYHRFVIESLGVRKVLEPLSTQTFQLVLMEPGRYEFSCDVGHGGMPGAAMRGVLMAE, from the coding sequence ATGATCCGTGCCGGGCGCGCTCCCTCCACCTGTTCCGGCGTGGTCGTGACAGGCGGCGCGCATGACGGGCCGGCGGACCCGCGGCCAACGGCCCGGAGGCGTTTGGGGACGCTCCTCGCCGCTGTTCTGGTGCTCGCCGGTCTCATGGCGTCGAAACCGGCGCTGGTCCCCGGGGACGCACCCGTGACAGCCATGAGGATCCGGGTCGACACGGCCGGGTTTCGGCCCAGCGCATTCCGAGTGCGCGCGGGAAAGCCGGTCGTGCTCACCCTGGCCAACGAGGACAACCCGTTCCGCAGCGGGGGTGGCGGCTACCATCGCTTCGTGATCGAGTCGCTGGGCGTGCGGAAGGTACTGGAACCCCTGAGCACCCAGACCTTCCAGCTGGTGCTGATGGAACCCGGCAGGTACGAGTTTTCTTGTGACGTCGGTCACGGTGGCATGCCCGGCGCGGCGATGCGCGGTGTCCTGATGGCGGAGTAG
- a CDS encoding cytochrome b N-terminal domain-containing protein: MSEAADTRKGFWAALDERFGLSELAYPVPPHANTLGYTLGGITVVGMIIMVATGILLAQWFDPMPEAANASVRFMMTEVPLARVVRGIHFWTAQAVLVTAGLHLARVFITGSYRRPREGNWLVGLGLLGLTALLYFTGTVLKYDQEGFEALAHNTGVAELLGGLGAWFSPTLARNVPMLPRLYIAHVSILPLLLFVLLGIHVLLIKKHGISPLPPEWRPGGYAAAQPHTHTFTDHLRKLLGYGLVYLGTVTVLAVVLPPAVGPSPVEGIEVSKPPWAFVWLFPLEDRWGLWPLIVVPLLLFGFLALVPFLDRSRDNSLRSRRWLLTLGGLVTAAVLVLLIMGYLAGPSEHVGM; encoded by the coding sequence CTGGGCCGCGCTGGACGAGCGGTTCGGCCTCAGCGAGCTGGCCTATCCGGTTCCGCCCCACGCCAACACCCTGGGGTATACCCTGGGCGGGATCACCGTGGTGGGTATGATCATCATGGTGGCCACCGGTATCCTGCTGGCCCAGTGGTTCGATCCGATGCCGGAGGCCGCAAACGCCAGCGTACGCTTCATGATGACCGAAGTGCCGCTTGCCCGGGTGGTGCGGGGGATCCACTTCTGGACCGCGCAGGCGGTCCTGGTGACGGCGGGCCTGCACCTCGCGCGGGTGTTCATCACCGGCAGCTACCGCCGGCCGCGCGAGGGCAACTGGCTCGTGGGGCTGGGGCTTCTGGGCCTCACCGCGCTGCTCTACTTCACCGGCACGGTCCTCAAGTACGATCAGGAAGGCTTTGAGGCGCTGGCGCACAACACCGGGGTTGCCGAACTCCTGGGCGGGCTCGGCGCATGGTTCTCGCCGACCCTGGCCAGGAACGTTCCCATGTTGCCGCGCCTCTACATTGCCCACGTCAGCATCTTGCCGCTACTTCTCTTCGTCCTGCTGGGCATCCACGTACTCCTGATCAAGAAGCACGGCATCTCGCCCCTGCCGCCGGAATGGCGTCCAGGTGGGTACGCGGCCGCTCAGCCGCATACGCACACGTTCACCGACCACCTGCGCAAACTCCTCGGGTACGGGCTCGTGTACCTCGGCACCGTCACCGTGCTGGCGGTGGTGTTACCCCCCGCCGTCGGCCCGAGCCCCGTGGAGGGAATCGAGGTTTCCAAGCCGCCGTGGGCCTTCGTCTGGCTGTTCCCCCTGGAGGACCGGTGGGGACTGTGGCCTCTGATCGTGGTCCCGCTACTCCTGTTTGGCTTCCTTGCCCTTGTCCCGTTTCTGGACCGGAGCCGGGACAACAGCCTCAGGAGCCGCCGGTGGCTACTGACCCTGGGCGGCCTCGTCACTGCAGCCGTGCTCGTCCTGCTGATCATGGGCTACCTGGCGGGACCCTCGGAGCACGTGGGGATGTGA